From the Kallotenue papyrolyticum genome, the window GTCGGCCCCTACCTCTGGGAACGACAGTTGTACGGTCCTGCCGATCAGGCGCGCGGCATCATCTTCACCGCCTTCAACAACCCGTTCGGCGGGCAGATCAACTTCCATTACGACTGGAGTCCCTGGCTCGCGATCGTGGTGACCGTGCTGTGGATCGTCGGCATGACCAACACACTCAACTGGATCGATGGTCTGGACGGTCTGGCGGCGGGCGTGACGCTGATCGCCGCCACGATCCTGGCGATCCACACCTACCGGCTGGGGCAAGAAACCGTCATGCTGCTGCCGCTAGCACTGGCGGGCGCATGCCTGGGCTTTCTCCCCTACAACTTCCACCCGGCGCGCATCTTTATGGGTGACAACGGTGCGATGGTGCTGGGCTACCTGCTGGCGATCGCGGCGATCATCGGCGGCGCCAAGCTGGCCAGCGCCCTGCTGGTGCTGGGCGTGCCCATTCTCGACGGCATCTGGATGGTGATCTACCGCCGCTCAACCGGTCGGCGTGCCTCGGCCGCCGATCGACGCCACCTCCACCACCGCCTTCTCGATCTGGGTCTATCGCAGCGCCAGGTGGTGCTGCTGTACTATGCGATCAGCGCCGCCTTTGGCGCGATTGCGCTGCTGGTGCCCGACGGCAACCGCCTGCTCAAGCTGGGCGCGTTGCTGGCGTTGGCGGCAATGCTGGGAGGAATGCTCTGGTATGTCTCGTGGCGCGTCCCCCGCGTCGTCAGCCGCCAGCGATCCGGCTGAGGAGCTGCGTCGCACTCTGCGGCAACTGGTGCTGATGAAGGAAACCGGCCCGCAGAGCGCCGCTTGGCAGCGCGCGCGGCTACGGATGATCTGGCGTCTCCAGCGGCGGCTGAGCGCTATGGAGCAGAGGCCGGTGTCGCCATCGGAGCAGCCGAGGGGCGAGTGTGAGCACTGCTGATGCGCGCATCAGCGCTGCGGGGGATCATCGACGCCGAACTCGCGCAGCCAGGCGTCGACCTCGGTGCGCGAGAGCTTGGGTTCTGGACGTGGACGGGACGGCCCGCGTTGGTGCGCCGGTCGGGGCGCTTCCAGCTCGGCGGCGAAGGCTTCAGCGCGGATCACCTGGATGCCGCGTTCGCGGGCGGCGGCAGCTACAGCGCGATCCGAGCTGACGACGCGGTAACGCTGGGGTGCATTAATCCGTTTAATTAAATGAATCAACCGTGCGTCCGCGTCGTCGGGCGAGCGGGCAAAGAGCACACGCACGCCGCTGCGATCCAGCGTGTGCGGGTAGCCAGGCACGCTACCATCAAAGACCACCGTCACCTGGTGGTGACGGAACCGCAGCACCCAGCGATGCAACGCGTCCACGAGCTTCGCTTCGTCGTCGGGATCAGCCAGGTGGATAGTTCGGCACTGCCCGATCAGGTTGTGTCCATCGATCAAGTAATGCATAGCATGCTATGATCGCAACAGGACGCGGTCCTGTGCCCATTGTCCGTTTCGTTGCTGTGGGCGCACTCTTAAGCGGCGCGCAAACGTTTTCTCGTCCATCACTGCCAAGAGGCCGCCGTGACAACACACCCCCCCATTCTGGTGGCGGATGATGACGATGTCATTCGCCAGGTCGTTGTTCAACTTCTTCGTCGCCTCGCGCCTGGCGCACAGATTGTTGCCGTGGCTGATGGCGCGCAGGCGCTGGCCGCGATCCAGCACACCCGGTTTGGATTGGTGATTACAGATTACCACATGCCGGGTGCATCTGGGTTGGACGTGCTGCTGGCCGCCCGCGCGCGCGATCCGGCCGTGCCCGTCATCGTTGCATCGGCGCAGCACTACCTTGAGCCGAGCGTGCTGGCCGCCGGCGCGACGGCGTTTCTCCCCAAGCCGTTCACGGTTGAGCAGCTCAGCGCGCTGTTGCGGCAGCTCCTGCCCTGAGCCGCCCGTCGCCGTAGTGGACATGCTATACTGCAGGTGACAGCCGTGTACTACCTGGTGGTATGGCATGACCGGACTGACAATTATGGGGCTCGGGCCGGGCGATGCCCGCCTGCTGACGCTCGAAGCGCGCGATCATCTCCAGTCGATCGCGCGCCTGGTGCTGCGCACCACGGTCCACCCGACGGTGCGCCAGTTGCCGGCGCATCTCCAGATCGAGTCGTTCGACGCGCTGTATGAGTCGGCGCCTGATTTCGATACCATCTACCGCACGATCGCCGCTACGCTGCTGGAGCGCGTGGCGCGCGGCGAGGAGCTGACCTATGCCGTTCCCGGCCATCCCCTGGTGGCCGAAGCGACTACGCGCCGGCTGCTGACCGAGGCGCGCGCGCGCGGCATCCCGGTGCGCATCATCGCCGGCCTCTCCTTTGTCGAGCCGGTGTGCGAGGCGTTGCAGCTCGATCCGCTGGCGCAGGGCCTGCAACTGCTCGACGCGCTTGATCTGCAGCCGGCGGCCTTTCCGGAGCCGGCCACACCCGATCAACGCGCCTGGTCGGAGTTGCAGGGCGTTGGACCCTACACGCCGCCCTACGTGCCCTACCCGCTGCAGGCGACTCGTCCGGCGCTGATCGCCCAGGTGTATAGCCGGCGCGTGGCGTCGGCTGTCAAGCTGGCACTGCTGGAGCGCTATCCCGCCGAGCATATCGTGACGGTGGTGCGCGCTGCCGGTGTGGCCGGCGAGACCGAGCTGCGGCAGAGCGCCCTGCGCGAGCTGGATCACCACGAGGCATTGCTGGATCATCTGAGTGTGGTGTATGTGCCGCCGCTGGCCGTACACGAGGATCTGCGCAGCCTGGATGGCCTGGCGTGGGTGGTTGCACGCCTGCTGGGGCCGGCGGGCTGTCCCTGGGATCGCGAACAGACCCACCGCTCGCTGCGGCCGTTTCTGCTGGAGGAGGCCCACGAGGTGCTGGCAGCGCTGGATGCCGACGATCCCGCTGCCCTGAGCGAGGAGCTGGGCGATCTGCTGCTGCAGATCATGATGCACAGCGAAATGGCGCGCCAGAGTGGTGTGTTCGATCTGGGCGACGTGCTGGCGCAGATCACTGCCAAACTGATGCGCCGCCACCCCCACGTCTTCGGCGCGGCCAACGTCGGAGGTAGCGGCGAGGTCCTGCGCCACTGGGAAGCGATCAAAGCCCAGGAGCGCGCTGCCAAGGGCGCAGCACCGCGCGGCCTGCTGGATGGTATTCCCGCGACGCTGCCGGCACTGGCCACCGCCCAGCAGATCGGCGAGCGCGTGGCGCGGGTCGGCTTCGACTGGCCCGATCTGGCTGGGGTGTGGGCCAAGGTGCACGAGGAGATCGACGAGTTGCGTTCCGCAGCGCCGGAGCAGCGCAGCGAAGAGTTCGGTGACCTGCTCTTTGTGCTGGCGCGGCTGGCCTCCTGGTTGGGCGTGGATGCCGAGTCGGCGTTGCGTGCCGCCAACGCCAAGTTCCGGCAGCGCTATGCCGCCTGTGAGGCGCTGGCGCAGGGACGTGATCTGCGTACGCTCAGCGCGGAGGAGCTCGATCGGCTGTGGCAGGCCGCCAAACAGCGCAACGCCGCGCAGGCACACAACGGCAAGCCCATGGCCGAGCAGGAGCCATAGCTAGCACATATCTACCGTCTATGAAGGGTCCACTGTCGCTCAATATTGGTGACACGGTGCAGATGCGCAAGCCCCACCCGTGTGGTGGCGATACCTGGCGCGTGGTGCGCGTCGGCGCGGATATCGGCCTGCGCTGCCTGACGTGTGAGCGCAAGGTCTTGTTGCCGCGCTCGGAGTGCGAACGGCGCATCAAGCGTATTGTGGCACAGGCCACGCCGGATCAGGCGCCGTCGGCCGGGGCACGGCGTGAACAGGAGTCCTAGCCTGCTATGGGCGCTGCTCCACTGCCGATCAGTCGCTGGCGCAGCACGGCGGTGCTGCTGCTCACCATGCTGGGCGTGCTCTGCGGGTGGCAGCCGGCGACGACACAGGCCCAGGTTCCCGCGCAGGTGTACTACGTCACGCTGCGCTACGGGCTGACCGAGCCGGCGGCGCACCTGGCGCGTCGCGCGCTGCGCGAGGCCGAAGCCGCCGGTGCTACGGCATTGATCGTCGAGGTGCGCGGTGGCGGCTCGTTGCGTGCTGCCTGGCCACTGGCCCGCGATCTGGCCGCGGCGCGCGTGCCGGTTGTGGTGTACATTGCGCCACGCGGCACGAGCGGCGGTCCGGTCGGTGCGCTGTTGCTGGCCGCCAGTCATGTTGCAGCTATGGCGCCGGAGGCCTCGGTCGGGGTTGCCGCGCCGCTGGTGGTTGCGCCCGCCGGCGTCAGGCCGACCACCCAACAACTGCTGGTGGAGGATGCCGCGCGGCAGGTGACCGCCTGGGCGCGGGCTCGTGGACGGAACGCAGCCTGGTTCGAGCAGGCCGTGCGCCAGGGGGCGATTATCGATGCCGAACGCGCCCGCGCGCTTGAACCGCCGCTGATCGAGCTCGTGGCGACGCCTGAAGAATTGTTGGCCGGCCTGCAGGGGCGACGCGTTGTTCTGGAGGACGGCTCGCAGCGCACGCTCGAAACGCTGGGCGCGCGTGTGCAGCCTGTCCGGCCCACACTGTTGGAGTCGATCGGCCAACTGCTGGCGCTGCCAACCGTTGCCTTTCTGCTGTTTGTGTTGGGCGGGCTGGCGATCTACCTGGAGCTGACCACGCCCGGCATGGGCATCCCTGGGGCGACGGGCGCCCTGCTGGTGCTGGCGGCACTGGTCGGCTTCGTGCTGGGCGATGTGCGCGCCTGGGCCGTGCTGCTGTTGGCGGTCGCCCTGGTGGTGATCGGCCTGGAGCACGTGGTGGCCTCGCACGGCGCGCTGACGTTGTTGGGCGTGGTGCTGCTGGCGCTGGGCGCGATCATGCTGGTTGATCCGGCGCGCGCGCCCGGCTTGCGCGTCTCGCCGCTGGTGATTGGTGGGGTGGTCGCGCTGCTGGGCAGTGCCGCATTTGGCCTGGCGCTGCTGACGGTTCGGCTACGCCGTCAGCGTCCGGTGACCGGCCAGGAGGCGCTGATCGGGCGCATTGCCGAGGTGCGCAAGGCCGTCGATCCGGAGGGGCAGGTCTTCGTCAACGGTGCGCTATGGCTGGCCTGGAGCGATGAAGGTCCGTTTCACGAGGGTGAGCTGGTGCGCGTCGCCGGGGTGCATGGCCTACGCCTGTATGTCCAACGCGTGAGCGAGGAGTGAGGCGTTGAGCCAGAAAGTCGGAGAAAGGAAGCGATCTATGTTCGAAGGATTGGGACTGTTACTCTGTTTGGGAGCGCTGCTGTTCATCGCCGTGATGTACCTGTTCTCGGCCATCCGCGTGGTTCCCGAGTACGAACGCGGCGTGATCTTTCGGCTGGGACGGCTGGTCGGCGCGCGTGGGCCGGGCCTGTTCTTCGTCTGGCCGCCTTTTGAGCGTATGGTGCGCGTTGATCTGCGCGTATTGACCATGGATGTCCCCTCGCAGGAGGTGATCACCCTCGACAACGTGACCATCAAGGTCAACGCCGTGCTGTACTTCATGGTGGTCGATCCCAGCAAGGCGGTGGTCAACGTCGCCGATTACATCCGCGCCACGATGCAGATCGCGCAGACCACGGTGCGCAGCGTGATGGGCAAGGTCGAGCTGGATACGATCCTGGCCGATCGCGCCCGGCTCAACAGCGAGATCCAGCAGATCATCGACGAGCAGACCGAGCCGTGGGGCGTCAAGGTCACCATTGTCGAGATCAAGGACGTCGAGCTGCCGCAGATGATGCAGCGCGCCATGGCGCGGCAAGCGGAGGCCGAGCGTGAAAAGCGCGCCAAGATCATCCACGCCGAAGGCGAGTATCAGGCCTCGCGACAACTGGCCGAAGCGGCGCAGATCATCGCCCATGAGCCGGTGACGCTGCAGTTACGCTACCTGCAAACCCTGACCGAGATCGCCGCCGAGAAGAGCTCGACGATCCTCTTCCCGTTTCCGATCGATATTGTGCGGCCCTTCTTGGGCATGCTGGGGACGTCGGAGGAGGTAGAGCTGAAGAAGGCAGCGCTGGCCGGCCGAGCAGTGGACGACGCATCACCGCCGTCGTTGCGCGGTAGTGATGGTGAGCCCGCTGCAGCCGAGCGCCGGGCTGCGCCCCGCGACACGACCGAACCACCGTCCCCCACAACCGAACGTTGAATGCGCTGCGGCACGGGAGCGAGCCGCTACTCGTCCCTGTGCCGCTACTTGCCCGGCGTATTGCCGGCGACGGGCACACCGGCGTACAGCCCGCGCAGATCGTTCCAGCGCACGCGCACCACATCGCTGAAATTGCGCCAGGAGTCGCGGAGTGGATCGACCTTGGTTTCCGAGCCGTAGCGCCACAGGACCGGCACCTCTGCGATACGGTAGCCCAGCTTGCGCGCCAGGAACAGCACTTCGACGTCGAAGGCGGTAACGGCTGCGCCCTGCACCGGGCGGGCGGCATCGCCGTAGAGCTGCACGCGCTTGAAGATGCAGCGGCCTGCTTCGCGCCGAAACGCCTTGAAGCCACACTGCGTATCCTGAATACCGCGCAGGGCAATGGCGCGTACCAGCATATTGAAGGCGCGGCCCATAAGGTGCCGATGGCGCGGCTCGCCGATGCGGCGCGCGCCCAGCCCTTCGCGCGAGCCGATCACGACATCGTAGCCGGCTTCCAGCAAGGGCTGGAACTTCTGCCACTCGCTCATCGGTACGGCGAGATCGGCATCGGTGAACAGCACGTAGCGTCCCTGCGCAGCCAACACCCCGCTGCGCACCGCGTAGCCCTTGCCACGGTGGTCGTTGTGCAGGACCACAACGTGTGGATGGGTGGCGGCGAAGGCTTCGGCCTGTGCTGCTGTCGCATCGCTACTGCCGTCATCAACGATCAGCAGTTCGATCTCGAAGGGTTGCTCGGCGGCGAAGGCGGCGATCTGCTCCAGGGTTGTGGGCAGGCGGCGCTCCTCGTTGTAGGCCGGAATCACAATCGAAAGGAACGGTGCCACGATTTTCCTCTAGTTCAGCCAGGCATGCCATTCGTCGGCACTGATGCTGCGTTGGACCTGCGCGCGCTTGCGTACGAAGCGTGGCAGATCGCGCAGTGCGGCACACTGGCCCCGTAGGCGCGCGCGCGCCGCTGCGCCACGGATGTGGCGCAGGGCGTCGATGGTGATACGGTATTGACTGGCCGCGAACGGCAAGCCACAGCGCAGCATGCTCTGCCAGGGCATGTTTTTAACCCATACCAAGATAAAGTTGCGGCCACAGTAGTAGCTGGCCAGCGGGCCGCCACCGGTGGCGCTTAGGCGATGGTACACTACTGCCGTCGGGACGTAGATGGTGCGCAGCCCGGCCAGGCGCGCGCGGAGGTTGAGATCGACATCCTCGCAGTACATCACCAGATCCTCATCAAAGACACGTCCATCGACGGCGAGGGCCTCGAGCGCGCTCCGACGGTAGGCCGCCGCCCCGGCGCAAGGTCCGAAGACCTCCGCGATCTGATCGTATTGTCCCCGATCCTGTTCCCAGACGCCACGATTATAGGGTACACCGTTGCAGCGGTACCCATCGCCGGCTGAATGCAGGACGTTACGTCGGTCGAAGAGCAGCAGCTTGCTGGCGGCGAAGGCGTACTGCGGGTGGCGCTCCAGGGCGCCGACCAGCTCCTCCAGCCAGCGCGGCTCGGCTTCGGTGTCGTTGTTGAGCAGGACGACGTACTCGCCCTGCGTCGCGGCGATGCCACAGTTGACGGCGCGTGCCAGACCGCGGTTGCGACTCAGGGCGATGACGCGTACCTCAGGGTAGCACGTGCGCAACAGCGTCAGCGACTCATCGGTTGAGGCGTCGTCCACGACCGTGATGCGTGCGTCACGTCGCGTTTGCCGGCGCAGCGCATCGAGGCAGGTTGGCAGCAGCGCCGCGCCGTTGTAGTTGGGAATAATAATGTCGATGCTCATGCCGGTTGGGCTTGCTGCGCTGCGAGGAAGTCGGCCAGGGCTGCCTGCCAGGGTCGCAGCGTAATGCCCAGATCGGTCGCGGCCACGAAGTTGCGCAGCGCGCCGAAGCGCGGCGGCGTGCTGTCGCGGCGGTAGTCGGCCAGCTTGATCGGGCGCAGGCATACCTGCGTCAGCCCGGCCTGGCGTAGGATTTCTGCAGCGAATTCGTAGCGCGAACAGAATCCGCTATTGGTGAGGTGGTAGATGCCATAGGCCGGTTGCTCGATCAGCCGGGCGATCGCCGCGGCCAGATCAGGGGCATAGGTGGGTGTGCCGATCTCGTCATCGACCATCGCCAGCTCTGCGCGTTCCTGGCCCAAGCGCAGCACGGTGCGCACGAAGTTGCGCGGGCCGCCGAAGACCCAGGCGATGCGCACAATGTAGAAGCGCCGCAGCAGTTGTTGAACGATCTGCTCGCCGGCCCATTTGCTGTAGCCGTATGGGTTGATCGGATGCGGGGCATCAAACTCCAGATATGGCTGCGTCGCCTGACCATCGAACACTTCGTTGGTGCTGATGTAGACCAGAGGGATGTCAAGCGCTTGGCAGGCGAGCGCTACATGGCGCGTGCCCAGCGCGTTGACCAGCAGGGCGCGATCGGGATCGCGCGCGCAGCCATCGACATCGGTCCAGGCGGCGCAGTGGATCACCAGCTCTGGTTGCTGGTGGATGATCGTAGTGGTCGCCTCCGGCTGCGTGATATCGAGCCGGGCGCGATCACCGCGCAGAATGACATGCCTTGGTTGCAGGGCGTGCGTCAGCGCGGTGCCGACTTGCCCACTCGCACCGGTGATCAAGATGCGCACGTTGAAGATCCTTGTTGACTGATGTGCGCGGGCATGCTACCGGATGGATGTGCGCTTGTCAACCGGGCTTAGAGCCTATCCGAATAACCCAGCGGCGCGAAAGGCGACCAAGGCACAGGCAAAGTGCAGGAAGGCAAGATAGTGCTGGCCCTTTTTCTCCCAGCGCACCAACAAGCGGCGAAAGCGGTTGAGCCAGCTATGGCTGCGCTCCACCACCCAGCGCCGTGCTATCTTGCCGGCCTCGCGGGCGAGTTGCTTAGCTTCCTCTCCACGACTGCGAATGTGTGCGGTAAAGCCGAACTCCGCCAGCACCGCCCGCACTTCCGCAAAGTCGTACCCTTTATCCAGGCACATCCCCTGAGGCTGCGCGTCCGTCGGGGCGGGTCGCTCGACCACAAGGCTTTCAATCGTGGCGCGCACCAGCTTCATATCGTGACGGTTCGCGCCATCAATGGCTACGCCAATTGGCACGCCGTGGCCCTCGGTCAGCAGCGAGCGTTTGACGCCGTCTTTGCCACGGTCAGTGGGATTTGGGCCGGTCTTTTTCCCCCCCAAGCGGCGCTTTGGTCATCGCCCCGTCCATACTCAGCCAGTTCCAGTCCAGCCCTCGCAATTCATCGAAGCGTTCGACACCGGCTTTCCACAGTGCGAGGAACACGCCAGCCTCGACCCATTCTTGAAAACGGTCGTGGGCGGTGGATTTGGCGCACAAGTCGGTCTCATTCAACGACGCCCACTGGCCGCCCGTTCGCAGCACATAAAAGATAGCGTCAGCACAGCGGCGGTCAGGCACACGCGGCCGGCCTCCGCCAAAGCGGTGCGTGTTTACCCGCGTGGGGAGCAGTGGTTCCATCACCGCCCACAACTCGTCGGAAATCCGAAAGCCGGTGGTGGTCGTATTGTTCGGGCTCCGCTTACGTGAGCGCGTACTCGTCGGTGCTGTGATCATGTCCACAGTATATCAGTTATTCGGATAGGCTCTTAGTTGTTGTGGCGACGGCTACGTGGCAGCCACACCAGGCTCGACACGTTGGGCCTGGCGAAGGTTGTAGGCTAGCGGGTCTGCACGAGCGGCTCTGCCGTTGTGCAGCGACGTTGGGGCGATGCAAAGGTGCAGGTCAGACGCAGGGTAAAATAAACCACCGCCTCTCTCGGTTGAGAGAGGCGGTGGGGTGGTAGCGGCGGGTGGATTCGAACCACCGACCTTCGGGTTATGAGCCCGACGAGCTGCCACTGCTCCACGCCGCGACAGGGGGGTGCACGGACCTTGTCTCCCAGAGCTCGCGCTCCAGTACCCGCGGCGCTGCGCCGTTTCACGACCCGGTTCGGGATGGATCGGGGTGGGTCCGACGCGCTCCTCGCACACCCATTGGTTCAGCCGGCCAGGCTGACCGCGTGCCTAGGGACGAGTGTGCCGTTCCGTCCGGTCCTGGGGCTCCTGACCAGGCAAGCCGCTCGGGCGTCCGTGCGCGTCGGCTCTACCGGTCACCCGGCCTCCACCGCGCGTCGGTCTGCCGGCTCATCTCGCCGGGCCCTTACCCGTCCTTGACGGTGAGGTGCGTCGTCTTGTGGCGGGGTTCGCACTTAGATGCATTCAGCGCTTCGCCCTTCCGACCGTAGCTACGCAGCCTGCCGGTCGCCCGACAACTGCTCCACCAGCGGGTCGTCCACCCCGGTCCTCTCGTACTAGGGGCAGCCCCACGCACGCACCTACGCGCCCACACCGGATAGAGACCGAACTGTCTCACGACGTTCTGAACCCAGCTCGCGTGCCGCTTTCATGGGCGAACAGCCCAACCCTTGGGACCGGCTCCAGCCCCAGGATGCGACGAGCCGACATCGAGGTGCCAAACCCTGCCGTCGATCTGAACTCTTGGGCAGGATCAGCCTGTTATCCCCGGGGTAGCTTTTATCCGGTACGCTACGGCCCTTCCACGCGGTACCGTAGGATCACTAGGCCCGACTTTCGTCCCTGCGCGGGTGGTCTCCCTTGCAGTCAAGCTCCCTTGTGCCCTTGCACGCCACGGGTGATTGCCATCCACCCTGAGGGAACCGTTGGGCGCCTCCGTTACCTTTTGGGAGGCGACCGCCCCAGTCAAACTCCCCACCAGCCACGGTCCCGGTTGTCGTCCCAACCGGTGAGTGGACGCCACGCGGCAGAGTGGTATTTCACCGGCGCCTCCACCGCCCCCGCAAGGGCGGCTTCGCAGGCTCCCACCTATCCTACGCAGCCGCGTCGCATCCACAGTGGCAAGCTAGAGTAAAGCTCCACGGGGTCTTTTTGTCCTGGTGTGGGTCGGCGGCATCTTCACCGCCACTTCAATTTCACCGAGCCCCCGGTCGAGACAGTGCCCATGTCGTTATGCCTTTCGTGCGGGTCGGAACTTACCCGACAAGGAATTTCGCTACCTTAGGACCGTTATAGTTACGGCCGCCGTTTACCGGGGCTTCGGTTCAGCGCTTGCACGCCTCCCCTTAACCTTCCGGCACTGGGCAGGCATCAGCCCCTATACGTCGCCTTCCGGCTTAGCAGGGACCTAAGGTTTTGGTAACCAGTCGCATGGGCCTGGGCTCTGCGGCTCGCCCGCGCTCCGCCCGCCAGGGGCCTCACGCCAGCGAGCATCCCTTCTTCCGAAGGTACGGGATCATTTTGCCGAGTTCCTTGACCAGGGTTCGCTCGTCCGCCTTGGCTTCCTCAGCCAGCCCACCTGTGTCGGTTTGCGGTACGGGCGGTTGGCCGCTCCCCGCCACGCCTTTCGTGCCTGTTCAGGCCCGGGTGCCTTGCGGCGCGCCGCACGGCGCCCGCTCGTGCTCGCTTCTCGGCCTTGCGGCCTACCAGCTTGAACGACCCTCGTCTGGTCGCGCACCCTGCCGCCCAGGATCGCGGCGCTTCAGCGCGCCCAACCGGTGCTGGAATCTCCACCAGCTGTCCATCGCCTACGCCTTGCGGCCTCGGCTTAGGCCCGACTCACCCGCTGCGGAGTGCCCGTGCAGCGGAACCCTTGGGCTTCCGGCGGTGGGGGTTCGCACCCCACCTGCGTTACTCATCCCGACATTCGCACTCGTGCGCCGTCCAGCCGGGCTTGCGCTCGACCTTCGCCCAGCGCACGACGCTCCCCTACCACCGGCCCGTGCGGGCCGGTCCCGCGCTTCGGTGGGGCGCTTATCCCCGTCCATTGTCGGCGCGGCGCTCCTCGACCAGTGAGCTATTACGCACTCTTTCAAGGATGGCTGCTTCTAAGCCAACCTCCTGGTTGTCTGAGCAGCGCCACTTCCTTTGCGACTGAGCGCCCACTTGGGGACCTTAGCGGCGGGTCTGGGTTGTTGCCCTCTCGACAGCGCATGTTGGCACGCGCCGTCTCACGCGGTCCACGCGGGTGGCGGTATTCGCAGTTTGCCGCGAGTTGGTAGGCGGTGAAGCCCCCGCGTCGCAACAGTGCTCTACCCCCGCCATCCGTCAGTGGCCGGCTGCACCTCAATGCATTTCGGGGAGAACCAGCTATCTCCGTGTTCGTTTGGCATTTCACCCCTACCCACAGCTCCTCCGAGCCTTTTGCAACAGACACCGGTGCGGCCCTTCACGCCCTGTTACGGGCGCTGCAGCCTGGCCATGGGTAGCTCACACGGTTTCGGGTCGGCTGACCGCCACCATCGCGCGCTTGTCACACTCGCGTTCGCTCGGCCTCCGCCTGTCGCTGGCTTAGGCGGCGACGTCCAGCCACTCGTCGGGTCATACTCCAAAAGGCACGCCATCACCGCGCGCGGCATGCGCCCCGCCTGCGGCTCTGACTGCCTGGACGCGGTCGGTTTCAGGCTCTCTTTCACTCCCCTCGCCGGGGTGCTTTTCACCGTTCCCTCACGGTACTGTGCGCTATCGGTCACGTGGTGTAGGTTGCCTTGGAGGGTGGTCCCCCCAGCTTCCCACGGGATTGCTCGTGTCCCGTGGTACTCGAGATGCTGCGCACCGCGCGCGCGGGCTGCCCATACGGGGCTCTCACCCTCTCTGGCGCGTCATCCCAGACGCTTCTGGTCGCGCGCGCGCACGGCTGAGGCGCAGGCAGGCGCCTCGCGCAGTCTCACAACCCCGCTGGCGCAACGGCTGCCCCCTTGGCACGCCAGCGGTTTGGGCAGCGGCCCGTTTCGCTCGCCACTACTCCGGGCGGTGTTCCGCTTCCTCCGGCTACTAAGATGTTTCAGTTCGCCGGGTTCCCCCACCCGAACGACCGTCCGGGTGTGCCGGTCCTGCGACCGGCGGGTTGCCCCATTCGGAGACGGCAGGCTCATCGGCTGGTTGCGCCTCCCCTGCCCTTTCGCTGCTGGCCCGCGTCCTTCTTCGGCACCACGTGCCGAGGCATCCCCCGACCGCGCATCCTGTCTTGCCTGGTCAGAAGTCCCTCGACCGGGTTCGTATGGAACCGTACGCTCGTCCCTATGCACTTGGTCAGGTGCTCTCAGCGTGCGCCTGGCCCGCTGACGTGTGATGCGTGACGCGCCGCCTGCCGCGCTCGGCTCAGCGCCCCACTGGGACGCTGAGGATTGCGTGGAAGCTTGCGCTCCCTAGAAAGGAGGTGATCCAGCCGCACCTTCCGGTACGGCTACCTTGTTACGACTTCGTCCCAGTCGCCAGGCCCACCCTCGGCCGCTGCCTCCGGCTCGCGCCGGTTGGCCCACGGACTTCAGGTGTTCCCGACTCCCATGACGTGACGGGCGGTGTGTACAAGGCCCGGGTACGTATTCACCGCGCCATGCTGATACGCGGTTACTAGCAACTCCGCCTTCATGGGGGCGAGTTGCAGCCCCCAATCCGCACTACGCGCCGCCTTGGCGATTCGCTGCCTGTTGCCAGGTCGCAACGCATTCCACGGCGCATTGTAGCGTGTGTGTCGCCCCAGGCGTCAGGGCCATGCTGACTTGACGTCATCCCCGCCTTCCTCCAGCCGAACCGGCCGGCAGTCCCCGGTGACACGCGTAACACCGGGCAGGGGTTGCGCTCGTTGCGGGACTTAACCCAACATCTCACGACACGAGCTGACGACAGCCATGCAGCACC encodes:
- a CDS encoding IS5 family transposase (programmed frameshift), translating into MEPLLPTRVNTHRFGGGRPRVPDRRCADAIFYVLRTGGQWASLNETDLCAKSTAHDRFQEWVEAGVFLALWKAGVERFDELRGLDWNWLSMDGAMTKAPLGGKKTGPNPTDRGKDGVKRSLLTEGHGVPIGVAIDGANRHDMKLVRATIESLVVERPAPTDAQPQGMCLDKGYDFAEVRAVLAEFGFTAHIRSRGEEAKQLAREAGKIARRWVVERSHSWLNRFRRLLVRWEKKGQHYLAFLHFACALVAFRAAGLFG
- a CDS encoding dolichyl-phosphate beta-glucosyltransferase; translated protein: MAPFLSIVIPAYNEERRLPTTLEQIAAFAAEQPFEIELLIVDDGSSDATAAQAEAFAATHPHVVVLHNDHRGKGYAVRSGVLAAQGRYVLFTDADLAVPMSEWQKFQPLLEAGYDVVIGSREGLGARRIGEPRHRHLMGRAFNMLVRAIALRGIQDTQCGFKAFRREAGRCIFKRVQLYGDAARPVQGAAVTAFDVEVLFLARKLGYRIAEVPVLWRYGSETKVDPLRDSWRNFSDVVRVRWNDLRGLYAGVPVAGNTPGK
- a CDS encoding glycosyltransferase family 2 protein, encoding MSIDIIIPNYNGAALLPTCLDALRRQTRRDARITVVDDASTDESLTLLRTCYPEVRVIALSRNRGLARAVNCGIAATQGEYVVLLNNDTEAEPRWLEELVGALERHPQYAFAASKLLLFDRRNVLHSAGDGYRCNGVPYNRGVWEQDRGQYDQIAEVFGPCAGAAAYRRSALEALAVDGRVFDEDLVMYCEDVDLNLRARLAGLRTIYVPTAVVYHRLSATGGGPLASYYCGRNFILVWVKNMPWQSMLRCGLPFAASQYRITIDALRHIRGAAARARLRGQCAALRDLPRFVRKRAQVQRSISADEWHAWLN
- the rfbD gene encoding dTDP-4-dehydrorhamnose reductase; this encodes MRILITGASGQVGTALTHALQPRHVILRGDRARLDITQPEATTTIIHQQPELVIHCAAWTDVDGCARDPDRALLVNALGTRHVALACQALDIPLVYISTNEVFDGQATQPYLEFDAPHPINPYGYSKWAGEQIVQQLLRRFYIVRIAWVFGGPRNFVRTVLRLGQERAELAMVDDEIGTPTYAPDLAAAIARLIEQPAYGIYHLTNSGFCSRYEFAAEILRQAGLTQVCLRPIKLADYRRDSTPPRFGALRNFVAATDLGITLRPWQAALADFLAAQQAQPA
- a CDS encoding slipin family protein, with the translated sequence MFEGLGLLLCLGALLFIAVMYLFSAIRVVPEYERGVIFRLGRLVGARGPGLFFVWPPFERMVRVDLRVLTMDVPSQEVITLDNVTIKVNAVLYFMVVDPSKAVVNVADYIRATMQIAQTTVRSVMGKVELDTILADRARLNSEIQQIIDEQTEPWGVKVTIVEIKDVELPQMMQRAMARQAEAEREKRAKIIHAEGEYQASRQLAEAAQIIAHEPVTLQLRYLQTLTEIAAEKSSTILFPFPIDIVRPFLGMLGTSEEVELKKAALAGRAVDDASPPSLRGSDGEPAAAERRAAPRDTTEPPSPTTER